The proteins below come from a single Gordonia pseudamarae genomic window:
- a CDS encoding class II fumarate hydratase, which yields MTEPQYRIEHDTMGEVKVPIDALWRAQTQRAVENFPISFRPLERTQIRAMGLLKAACAQVNKDLGLLEADKAEAIIAAATEIADGKHDDQFPIDVFQTGSGTSSNMNANEVIATIAKNNGVDVHPNDHVNMSQSSNDTFPTATHVAATEAAVTDLIPALDHLRLALLEKSTQWREVVKSGRTHLMDAVPVTLGQEFAGYTRQIEASVERVTATLSRVGELPIGGTAVGTGLNAPDGFGTKVVAELRKRTGVDALSLAKDNFEAQAARDGLVELSGQLKTIAVSLTKIANDVRWMGSGPLTGLGEIQLPDLQPGSSIMPGKVNPVLPEAVTQVAAQVIGNDVAVTWGGGNGAFELNVYIPVMARNVLESIKLLANVSRLFADRCISGLVANEERLRTLAESSPSIVTPLNSAIGYEEAAAVAKQALKEGKTIRQTVIDRGLIGDNLSEAELDSRLDVLKMANLDRER from the coding sequence ATGACCGAACCGCAGTACCGTATCGAGCACGACACCATGGGCGAGGTCAAGGTGCCCATCGACGCACTGTGGCGGGCCCAGACCCAGCGTGCAGTCGAGAATTTCCCGATCAGCTTCCGGCCCCTCGAACGCACTCAGATCCGCGCGATGGGCCTGCTCAAAGCGGCCTGCGCGCAGGTCAACAAGGACCTTGGCCTCCTCGAGGCCGACAAGGCCGAGGCGATCATCGCCGCCGCCACCGAGATCGCCGACGGCAAACACGACGACCAATTCCCCATCGACGTGTTCCAGACCGGGTCGGGCACCTCGTCGAACATGAACGCCAATGAGGTGATCGCGACGATCGCCAAGAACAACGGCGTCGACGTGCACCCCAACGATCACGTCAATATGTCGCAGTCGTCCAACGACACCTTCCCCACCGCCACCCACGTCGCGGCCACCGAGGCCGCGGTCACCGACCTCATCCCCGCCCTCGATCATCTGCGGCTGGCGCTGTTGGAGAAGTCGACGCAGTGGCGGGAAGTGGTCAAGAGCGGCCGCACCCACCTGATGGACGCCGTCCCGGTCACCCTGGGCCAGGAGTTCGCCGGCTACACCCGGCAGATCGAGGCGAGTGTCGAGCGGGTCACCGCCACCCTGTCGCGGGTCGGTGAACTGCCGATCGGCGGCACCGCTGTGGGCACCGGCCTCAACGCACCTGACGGATTCGGCACCAAGGTGGTGGCCGAGTTGCGCAAGCGCACCGGCGTCGACGCCCTGTCGCTGGCGAAGGACAACTTCGAGGCCCAGGCCGCCCGCGACGGCCTGGTGGAACTGTCCGGTCAGCTCAAGACGATCGCGGTGTCTCTCACCAAGATCGCCAACGACGTGCGTTGGATGGGGTCCGGTCCGCTCACCGGTCTCGGCGAGATCCAGCTGCCCGACCTGCAACCGGGCAGCTCCATCATGCCGGGCAAGGTCAATCCTGTTCTGCCCGAGGCCGTCACACAGGTGGCGGCGCAGGTCATCGGCAACGACGTCGCGGTCACCTGGGGCGGCGGCAACGGTGCGTTCGAGCTGAACGTGTACATACCGGTGATGGCCCGCAACGTGCTCGAGTCGATCAAGCTGCTGGCCAACGTATCCCGGCTGTTCGCCGATCGCTGCATCAGCGGCCTGGTGGCCAACGAGGAGCGGCTGCGCACCCTTGCCGAGAGCTCACCGTCGATCGTCACCCCGCTCAACAGCGCCATCGGTTACGAGGAGGCGGCGGCCGTGGCCAAGCAGGCGCTCAAGGAGGGCAAGACCATCCGGCAGACGGTCATCGATCGGGGCCTGATCGGCGACAACCTCAGCGAGGCCGAACTCGACAGCCGTCTCGACGTGCTCAAGATGGCCAACCTGGACCGTGAACGCTGA
- a CDS encoding L,D-transpeptidase family protein: protein MLFVRFVGLISIGLVTVVLGGAGSAAAAPAGTPSPPGSALPKTGIPELDTVLDNLAGNLLGTGRNKVGPNQTRQAIVVTAAKATATTGELTAFERDDAGTWKPVYGPMLAYLGAQGMGEAKDNVPRTPMGTYALDQAFGRKDNPGTAMSYFKVTAQDWWDSDMSSPTYNKHVHAERSPGGDSENLYNSGPVYDYAVNIAHNPQRIPGKASAMFLHVTDHAPTEGGVAIEEGSMRDILRWLDPAKNPKIVIGVNKGTPTDESANTPGTETVSSEGNGFGDLVNFLISLITDLVPGSST, encoded by the coding sequence ATGTTGTTTGTGAGGTTTGTGGGACTGATCTCGATCGGTCTTGTCACCGTCGTGCTCGGCGGTGCGGGTTCGGCCGCGGCAGCACCCGCCGGCACCCCGTCGCCGCCGGGTTCGGCACTGCCCAAGACCGGCATTCCCGAGCTCGACACCGTGCTCGACAACCTCGCCGGAAACCTCCTGGGGACGGGCCGGAACAAGGTCGGTCCCAACCAGACCCGGCAGGCGATCGTCGTGACCGCCGCCAAGGCCACCGCCACCACCGGTGAGCTGACCGCGTTCGAACGAGACGACGCCGGCACGTGGAAGCCGGTCTACGGTCCGATGCTCGCCTATCTCGGTGCACAGGGCATGGGGGAGGCCAAGGACAATGTGCCTCGCACCCCGATGGGTACATACGCCCTCGATCAGGCATTCGGCCGCAAGGACAATCCGGGCACCGCGATGTCGTACTTCAAGGTGACCGCGCAGGACTGGTGGGATTCGGACATGTCCTCGCCGACCTACAACAAGCACGTCCACGCAGAGCGGAGTCCGGGCGGCGACAGCGAGAACCTGTACAACTCGGGTCCGGTGTACGACTACGCCGTCAACATCGCACACAACCCGCAGCGGATCCCGGGCAAGGCGTCGGCGATGTTCCTGCACGTCACCGACCACGCACCCACCGAAGGGGGTGTGGCGATCGAGGAAGGATCGATGCGCGACATCCTGCGCTGGCTTGACCCCGCCAAGAACCCGAAGATCGTGATCGGCGTGAACAAGGGCACGCCGACCGACGAGTCCGCCAACACCCCGGGCACCGAGACCGTCAGCAGTGAGGGCAACGGATTCGGTGATCTGGTGAACTTCCTGATTTCCTTGATCACCGATCTGGTTCCGGGCAGCAGCACGTAG
- a CDS encoding PhoH family protein produces MTTRTYVIDTSVLLSDPWAVTRFAEHHVVLPLVVISELEGKRHHHELGWFAREALRLLDDLRLEHGRLDLPIPIGESGGTLQVELNHTDPAVLPAGFRTDSNDSRILACALNLRAEGSEVTLVSKDTPLRVKAGAVGLDADEYHAQDVVVSGWSGMTELDVDSHVIDTLFAEGVVDLDAARELPCHTGIRLLGNTSSALARVNPDKRVQLVRGDREAFGLHGRSAEQRVALDLLLDESVGIVSLGGKAGTGKSALALCAGLEAVLERRTQRKVVVFRPLYAVGGQQLGYLPGGEAEKMGPWAQAVFDTLEGLASPEVIEEVLSRGMLEVLPLTHIRGRSLHDSFVIVDEAQSLERNVLLTVLSRLGSGSRVVLTHDVAQRDNLRVGRHDGVAAVIEKLKGHPLFAHVTLTRSERSPIAALVTEMLEEFAPGAGL; encoded by the coding sequence GTGACCACACGTACCTACGTCATCGACACCTCCGTGCTGCTGTCCGATCCCTGGGCAGTCACGCGATTCGCCGAGCATCACGTGGTTCTGCCGCTTGTCGTGATCAGCGAACTCGAAGGCAAACGCCATCACCACGAACTCGGCTGGTTCGCCCGCGAAGCACTGCGTCTGCTCGACGACCTCCGGCTCGAACACGGACGTCTGGACCTGCCGATTCCCATCGGCGAGAGCGGCGGAACCCTGCAAGTCGAGCTCAACCACACAGATCCCGCGGTTCTGCCCGCCGGATTCCGCACGGACTCCAACGATTCCAGAATCCTCGCGTGCGCCCTCAATTTGCGTGCGGAGGGCAGCGAGGTGACCTTGGTGTCCAAGGACACCCCGCTGCGGGTCAAGGCCGGCGCGGTCGGTCTGGACGCCGACGAGTACCACGCGCAGGACGTGGTGGTGTCGGGGTGGTCGGGGATGACCGAACTTGACGTCGACTCCCATGTCATCGACACCCTGTTCGCCGAGGGTGTCGTCGATCTTGACGCGGCGCGGGAGCTGCCCTGCCACACCGGTATCCGGCTGCTGGGCAACACCTCCAGCGCATTGGCGCGGGTCAATCCGGACAAGCGGGTACAGCTGGTGCGCGGCGATCGGGAGGCATTCGGCCTGCACGGCCGTTCGGCCGAACAGCGGGTGGCGCTGGATCTGCTGCTCGACGAGTCCGTCGGAATCGTCTCGCTCGGCGGCAAGGCGGGAACGGGAAAGTCGGCCCTGGCCCTGTGCGCGGGACTGGAGGCGGTGCTCGAACGCCGCACCCAGCGCAAGGTGGTGGTCTTTCGGCCGCTGTATGCCGTTGGCGGACAACAGCTCGGCTACCTGCCCGGTGGGGAGGCCGAGAAGATGGGGCCGTGGGCGCAGGCGGTCTTCGACACCCTCGAAGGCCTGGCCTCACCCGAGGTGATCGAGGAGGTACTCAGCCGCGGCATGCTGGAGGTGTTGCCGCTCACCCACATTCGGGGCAGATCGCTGCACGATTCGTTCGTCATCGTCGACGAGGCGCAGTCCCTCGAGCGCAACGTGTTGCTGACGGTGTTGTCGCGCTTGGGATCAGGATCCCGAGTTGTGCTCACCCACGACGTGGCACAGCGCGACAATCTGCGCGTCGGCAGGCACGACGGGGTGGCCGCGGTCATCGAGAAGCTCAAGGGTCATCCACTGTTCGCACACGTAACCCTCACGCGCAGTGAGCGTTCGCCGATCGCGGCACTGGTCACCGAGATGCTGGAGGAGTTCGCCCCCGGTGCCGGTCTGTGA
- the glyA gene encoding serine hydroxymethyltransferase yields the protein MTQNPDSVNALSLAELDPDVAAAMAGELSRQRDTLEMIASENFVPRAVLQAQGSVLTNKYAEGYPGRRYYGGCEHVDVVEDIARSRAKELFAADFANVQPHSGAQANAAVLQALMEPGETLLGLDLAHGGHLTHGMRLNFSGKLYENAFYGVSKEDFRVDMDEVRKIALDTKPKVIVAGWSAYPRTLDFAAFRSIADEVGAYLWTDMAHFAGLVAAGLHPSPVPHSDVVSSTVHKTLGGPRSGLILAKQEWAKKLNSAVFPGQQGGPLMHVIAAKAVALKIAGTEEFAERQRRTLSGAKILADRLTGEDVAKAGVSVLTGGTDVHLVLVDLRHSALDGQQAEDLLHEVGITVNRNAVPFDPRPPMVTSGLRIGTPALATRGFGDEQFTEVADIIGTALAAGTGADVAALRARVSQLALDFPLYDGLEEWGLMSRI from the coding sequence ATGACGCAGAACCCTGATTCCGTGAATGCGCTTTCCCTCGCCGAACTCGACCCCGACGTCGCGGCCGCGATGGCCGGCGAGCTCAGTCGCCAGCGTGACACGCTGGAAATGATCGCGTCGGAGAACTTCGTGCCGCGTGCGGTCCTGCAGGCTCAGGGCAGTGTCCTGACCAACAAGTACGCCGAGGGTTACCCGGGTCGCCGCTACTACGGGGGTTGCGAGCACGTCGACGTCGTCGAGGACATCGCCCGCAGCCGTGCCAAAGAACTGTTCGCCGCCGACTTCGCCAACGTGCAGCCGCATTCGGGTGCCCAGGCCAACGCCGCCGTGCTGCAGGCGCTCATGGAGCCCGGCGAGACGTTGCTCGGCCTCGACCTGGCCCACGGCGGCCACCTCACGCACGGCATGCGCCTGAACTTCTCGGGCAAGCTGTACGAGAACGCCTTCTACGGCGTCAGCAAGGAAGACTTCCGCGTCGATATGGACGAGGTGCGCAAGATCGCCCTCGACACCAAGCCCAAGGTGATCGTCGCAGGCTGGTCGGCCTACCCGCGCACCCTCGACTTCGCGGCGTTCCGGTCGATCGCCGACGAGGTCGGCGCCTACCTGTGGACCGACATGGCGCACTTCGCCGGACTTGTCGCCGCGGGCCTGCACCCCTCGCCCGTCCCGCATTCGGATGTGGTGTCCTCAACCGTGCACAAGACGCTCGGCGGGCCGCGTTCGGGCCTCATCCTGGCCAAGCAGGAGTGGGCCAAGAAGCTCAACTCGGCGGTCTTCCCCGGCCAGCAGGGCGGGCCGCTCATGCACGTGATCGCCGCCAAGGCCGTCGCTCTCAAGATCGCCGGCACCGAGGAGTTCGCCGAGCGTCAGCGCCGCACCCTGTCCGGGGCGAAGATACTCGCCGACCGGCTCACCGGCGAGGATGTGGCCAAGGCGGGTGTCTCGGTGCTCACCGGCGGCACCGACGTCCACCTGGTGCTCGTCGACCTGCGTCACAGCGCACTCGACGGCCAGCAGGCAGAGGACCTGTTGCACGAGGTCGGCATCACCGTCAACCGCAACGCCGTGCCGTTCGATCCGCGCCCGCCGATGGTCACCTCGGGTCTGCGTATCGGCACCCCGGCGCTGGCGACCCGCGGGTTCGGCGACGAACAGTTCACCGAGGTCGCCGACATCATCGGTACCGCGCTCGCCGCCGGTACCGGCGCCGATGTCGCCGCGCTGCGCGCCCGTGTCTCGCAGCTCGCCCTCGACTTCCCGCTGTACGACGGACTCGAGGAGTGGGGACTGATGAGCCGCATCTGA
- the glpX gene encoding class II fructose-bisphosphatase, whose translation MSESTHQAPDRNLAMELVRVTEAAALAAGRWVGRGDKNGGDGAAVDAMRELLSTVSMRGVVVIGEGEKDEAPMLYNGEEVGNGDGPDCDVAVDPIDGTTLMAEGRPNSIAVIAVSERGTMYDPSAVFYMNKIAVGPEAKGAIDIDASVEWNVKSVAGAKGIDVGDLTVVVLDRPRHADLISEIRAAGAKIRLISDGDVAGAIAAAGDYSTVDMLMGVGGTPEGIITAVAMKCMGGEIQGKLWPRDEAERQKALDAGHDLTRVLTNDILVSGENAFFCATGVTNGDMLRGVTYRRNGATTRSLVMRSKSGTIRRIEAVHQTSKLREYARIDV comes from the coding sequence ATGTCCGAATCAACCCATCAGGCTCCCGATCGCAACCTGGCCATGGAACTCGTCCGGGTCACCGAAGCCGCGGCGCTGGCCGCCGGTCGCTGGGTGGGCCGTGGAGACAAGAACGGCGGTGACGGGGCCGCTGTCGACGCGATGCGTGAGTTGCTCTCGACGGTGTCGATGCGCGGCGTCGTGGTGATCGGCGAGGGCGAGAAGGACGAGGCGCCGATGCTCTACAACGGCGAGGAAGTGGGCAACGGCGACGGTCCGGACTGCGATGTGGCGGTCGACCCGATCGACGGCACCACCCTGATGGCCGAGGGCCGTCCCAACTCGATCGCCGTGATCGCGGTCAGCGAGCGCGGCACCATGTACGACCCGTCCGCGGTGTTCTACATGAACAAGATCGCCGTGGGACCGGAGGCCAAGGGCGCCATCGATATCGACGCGTCAGTCGAGTGGAACGTCAAGTCGGTCGCGGGGGCCAAGGGCATCGACGTGGGCGATCTGACCGTGGTGGTGCTCGACCGTCCGCGGCACGCCGACCTGATCAGCGAGATCCGCGCCGCCGGCGCCAAGATCCGGCTCATCTCCGACGGCGACGTGGCGGGCGCGATCGCCGCCGCGGGTGACTACTCCACCGTCGACATGCTGATGGGCGTGGGCGGCACCCCCGAGGGCATCATCACCGCCGTCGCCATGAAGTGCATGGGCGGCGAGATCCAGGGCAAGCTGTGGCCGCGCGATGAGGCCGAGCGGCAGAAGGCCCTCGACGCCGGTCACGACCTCACCAGGGTGCTCACCAACGACATCCTCGTCTCCGGCGAGAACGCCTTCTTCTGCGCCACCGGTGTCACCAACGGCGACATGCTGCGCGGGGTCACCTACCGCCGCAACGGCGCCACGACCCGTTCGCTGGTGATGCGCTCGAAGTCCGGCACCATCCGCCGGATCGAGGCCGTGCACCAGACCAGCAAGCTGCGCGAGTACGCCCGCATCGACGTCTGA
- a CDS encoding fumarate hydratase: protein MSTAPDPEFRYSDLLPIGTDDTPYRLITTDGVSTFEVDGRTFLKVAPEALQKLTAAAIHDISHFLRPAHLAQLRKIIDDPEASGNDRFVALDLLKNVNISAGGVLPMCQDTGTAIVMGKKSEGVLTGADDGEWISRGVYDAYTTLNLRYSQNAPLTMFEERNTGTNLPAQVEIYATEQGPKGPEYKFLFMAKGGGSANKSFLFQETKAILSPNKLLDYLDQKIRSLGTAACPPYHLAVVIGGTSAEFALKTAKYASAHYLDTLPTEGSMAAHGFRDIELEEQIFTLTQSFGIGAQFGGKYFCHDVRAIRLPRHGASLPVAIAVSCSADRQALGKITADGVFLEQLETDPAQYMPDAGVSEEIEGGAVVEIDLNRPMPEILAELSRYPVKTRLSLTGPLVVARDIAHAKIKERLDAGEPMPDYLRDHPVYYAGPAKTPDGMASGSFGPTTAGRMDSYVEQFQAAGGSMVMLAKGNRSKQVTEACSGHGGFYLGSIGGPAARLALDCIKSQEIIEYPELGMEAVWKIDVENFPAFIVVDDKGNDFFTDPGGAVSVPLGGIRIRSRER from the coding sequence GTGAGTACAGCCCCGGATCCCGAGTTCCGCTATTCCGATCTCCTGCCGATCGGCACTGACGACACCCCGTACCGTCTGATCACGACGGACGGGGTGTCGACGTTCGAGGTCGACGGCCGCACATTCCTGAAGGTCGCCCCCGAGGCGTTGCAGAAGCTCACCGCTGCCGCCATCCACGACATCAGCCACTTCCTGCGGCCGGCGCACCTGGCCCAGCTGCGCAAGATCATCGACGACCCCGAGGCGTCGGGCAACGACCGGTTCGTGGCGCTCGATCTGCTCAAGAACGTGAACATCTCGGCCGGCGGCGTCCTGCCGATGTGCCAGGACACGGGCACCGCGATCGTGATGGGCAAGAAGTCCGAGGGCGTACTCACCGGCGCCGACGACGGCGAATGGATTTCGCGCGGCGTCTACGACGCGTACACGACGTTGAACCTGCGGTACTCGCAGAACGCGCCGCTGACCATGTTCGAGGAGCGCAACACCGGCACCAACCTGCCCGCGCAGGTGGAGATCTACGCCACCGAGCAGGGACCGAAGGGCCCGGAGTACAAGTTTCTGTTCATGGCCAAAGGCGGCGGCTCGGCCAACAAGTCATTCCTGTTCCAGGAGACCAAGGCCATCCTGAGCCCCAACAAGCTCCTCGACTACCTGGATCAGAAGATCCGGTCACTGGGCACCGCGGCCTGCCCGCCCTACCATCTGGCGGTGGTGATCGGCGGCACGTCGGCCGAGTTCGCTTTGAAGACGGCCAAATACGCTTCGGCCCACTACCTGGACACGCTGCCCACCGAGGGCTCGATGGCGGCCCACGGCTTCCGCGACATCGAACTGGAGGAGCAGATCTTCACGCTCACCCAGTCGTTCGGGATCGGCGCCCAGTTCGGCGGCAAGTACTTCTGCCACGATGTGCGTGCGATCCGCCTGCCACGGCACGGGGCATCGCTGCCTGTGGCCATCGCGGTCTCGTGTTCGGCCGACCGGCAGGCGCTCGGCAAGATCACCGCCGACGGCGTGTTCCTCGAACAACTCGAAACCGACCCGGCCCAGTACATGCCGGATGCGGGCGTCTCGGAGGAGATCGAGGGCGGCGCCGTCGTCGAGATCGACCTGAACCGGCCGATGCCCGAGATTCTCGCCGAACTCAGCAGGTACCCGGTCAAGACCCGGTTGTCGCTGACCGGTCCGCTGGTGGTGGCCCGCGACATCGCGCACGCCAAGATCAAGGAGCGCCTGGACGCGGGCGAACCGATGCCCGACTATCTGCGCGATCATCCGGTCTATTACGCGGGTCCGGCCAAGACGCCCGACGGTATGGCCTCGGGATCGTTCGGGCCCACCACCGCCGGGCGGATGGACAGCTATGTCGAACAGTTCCAGGCCGCGGGCGGCTCGATGGTGATGCTGGCCAAGGGAAACCGGTCCAAGCAGGTCACCGAGGCCTGCAGCGGCCACGGCGGCTTCTATCTCGGGTCGATCGGCGGCCCCGCGGCCCGGCTGGCGCTGGACTGTATCAAGAGTCAGGAGATCATCGAATACCCGGAGCTCGGCATGGAGGCGGTGTGGAAGATCGACGTCGAGAACTTCCCGGCATTTATCGTCGTCGACGACAAGGGTAATGATTTCTTCACCGATCCCGGTGGTGCGGTGAGTGTTCCCCTCGGCGGAATCCGCATCCGCTCCCGCGAGCGCTGA
- a CDS encoding class I SAM-dependent methyltransferase produces the protein MAQPRWITDTKPGHSEWYIERFRKMAAAGDDLAGEARLIDAMVGRNAHILDAGCGPGRLSGYLHAVGHAVVGVDVDPKLIAAAEQDHPGPTYRVADLSELDLPAQGVHEPFDAIVAAGNVMVFIAPDSEAQILRRLAAHLKPGGFIVTGFHTNRELTVDAFDAAVADAGLTVDQRFATWDLRRWHDTADFAVTVLRHAASAG, from the coding sequence ATGGCGCAACCACGATGGATCACCGACACCAAACCCGGCCACAGCGAGTGGTACATCGAGCGGTTCCGGAAGATGGCCGCCGCCGGCGACGACCTCGCCGGCGAGGCCCGGCTGATCGACGCCATGGTCGGCAGGAACGCGCACATCCTCGACGCGGGGTGCGGACCGGGCCGCCTATCCGGCTACCTGCACGCCGTCGGGCATGCCGTGGTGGGCGTCGACGTCGACCCGAAGCTGATCGCCGCCGCCGAGCAGGACCACCCGGGCCCCACCTATCGGGTCGCGGATCTGTCCGAACTCGACCTGCCCGCCCAGGGGGTACACGAGCCATTCGACGCGATCGTGGCCGCGGGCAACGTCATGGTGTTCATCGCCCCCGACAGCGAGGCGCAGATCCTACGCCGACTGGCCGCCCATCTCAAGCCCGGCGGATTCATCGTCACCGGGTTCCACACCAACCGCGAACTCACCGTCGACGCCTTCGACGCGGCCGTCGCCGACGCCGGACTGACCGTCGACCAGCGGTTCGCCACCTGGGATCTCCGGCGCTGGCACGATACCGCGGACTTCGCGGTCACCGTCCTGCGGCACGCCGCCTCCGCCGGCTGA
- a CDS encoding class I SAM-dependent methyltransferase has protein sequence MSAKPHLGAIQETLLIPLYGRANDARRKNSILHDTTAAEMVDSLDYDFDQHDTRNTTGSVWRASIFDQFVRDFLTDHPDGTVVDLGCGLSTRSDRLDNGTAHWIDLDVADSIALRRNFFDDSDRYTMIAGSIFDTEWYDRIPREQPTLLLSEAVLLYFPEDQVHSALRSISTAFPGAHLAFDTAGKAMFEAQDKTKVYDSLSARFHWQCDDPATLQQFGLRLTSSYSFGTPPPTVTRTWPALHRYGIKLVGRFPMSKSYRFTLFECTPAR, from the coding sequence ATGTCGGCGAAACCACACCTGGGCGCAATCCAGGAAACACTGCTCATCCCGCTATACGGCCGGGCAAACGACGCCCGCAGGAAGAACAGCATCCTGCACGACACCACAGCAGCCGAGATGGTCGACTCGCTCGACTACGACTTCGACCAGCACGACACCCGCAATACCACCGGTTCGGTGTGGCGGGCCTCGATCTTCGACCAGTTCGTCCGCGACTTCCTCACCGATCACCCCGACGGCACCGTCGTCGACCTCGGTTGCGGCCTCAGCACCAGATCCGATCGTCTCGACAACGGCACCGCGCACTGGATCGATCTGGATGTTGCCGATTCGATCGCTTTGCGCCGCAACTTCTTCGACGACAGCGACCGGTACACGATGATCGCGGGATCAATCTTCGACACCGAGTGGTACGACCGGATTCCGCGCGAGCAACCGACACTCCTCCTGAGCGAGGCGGTTCTGCTGTACTTTCCCGAAGATCAGGTCCACAGCGCGCTGCGTTCGATCTCGACGGCCTTTCCCGGTGCACACCTGGCATTCGACACCGCGGGAAAGGCGATGTTCGAGGCACAGGACAAGACAAAGGTGTACGACAGCCTGTCCGCCCGTTTCCACTGGCAGTGCGACGATCCGGCCACATTGCAGCAGTTCGGTCTACGACTCACCTCGTCGTACAGCTTCGGCACTCCCCCGCCCACCGTCACCCGCACCTGGCCGGCGCTGCACCGCTACGGCATCAAGCTGGTCGGCCGATTCCCCATGTCCAAGTCGTACCGGTTCACCCTGTTCGAATGCACCCCGGCGCGGTGA
- a CDS encoding acyl-ACP desaturase: MNAQPRTNALSDDDLILALEKALPEIAEDHRAAAQPWNPHDWVPWDAGRNFAFLGGSDWEPGQATLTDEVRAGVLAFLLLKDNLPSYHRMLAVHFPVFSAWRELVGVWTAEDNRHAIVLRDYLVVTRAVDPVDAEVRRRIHVTAGFRQYEGSATDVGPLDVLAIMAVHEHQCAAFVRRLGEAVSDSIDEAVSEGVLAQILRRIAADDALQARTFAAFLGAGIVADQEAAIVAIDRALSGMEAIGADVADFDAERALIADYENDGTRGAVAAALVDALTLESVQELSDDAEAARGRILALAALADRAAGRPS, encoded by the coding sequence ATGAACGCCCAGCCCAGAACCAACGCGCTCTCCGACGACGACCTGATCCTCGCACTGGAGAAGGCGCTGCCGGAGATCGCCGAGGACCACCGGGCGGCGGCGCAGCCGTGGAACCCGCACGATTGGGTACCGTGGGACGCGGGCCGCAACTTCGCGTTCCTCGGCGGTTCCGACTGGGAGCCCGGTCAGGCGACCCTGACCGACGAGGTGCGCGCGGGTGTCCTGGCGTTCTTGCTGCTCAAGGACAACCTGCCGTCCTATCATCGGATGCTGGCCGTGCACTTTCCGGTGTTCTCGGCGTGGCGCGAACTGGTCGGTGTGTGGACGGCCGAGGACAACCGGCACGCCATCGTCCTGCGCGACTACCTCGTCGTCACCCGGGCCGTCGACCCGGTTGACGCCGAGGTCCGCCGCCGTATCCACGTGACCGCCGGATTCCGGCAATACGAGGGTTCGGCCACCGATGTGGGTCCGCTCGACGTGCTCGCCATCATGGCCGTGCACGAGCACCAGTGCGCGGCGTTCGTCCGCAGGCTCGGTGAGGCTGTCTCCGACAGCATCGATGAGGCCGTCTCCGAAGGGGTCCTGGCCCAGATCCTGCGCAGGATAGCCGCCGACGACGCCCTGCAGGCCAGGACCTTCGCAGCATTCCTGGGTGCGGGGATCGTCGCCGACCAGGAAGCGGCGATCGTGGCCATCGACCGGGCCCTGTCGGGCATGGAGGCGATCGGAGCCGATGTGGCCGACTTCGACGCGGAGCGGGCGCTGATCGCCGACTACGAGAACGACGGCACCCGCGGCGCGGTGGCCGCCGCACTGGTCGACGCGCTCACACTCGAATCGGTGCAGGAACTGAGCGACGACGCGGAGGCCGCCCGCGGACGCATCCTCGCGCTGGCCGCGCTCGCGGACCGAGCGGCCGGCCGACCCTCGTAG